The genomic stretch ATGCTGAGGCTATCTAGCGCGCCTGGTCTCATCCAGCCCCTGTGCTCCCTCGCCGCTTCGGCACTCCGCGCATAGCGGCAATTCCAGGAATGGCGCGCAGCGATGAACCGAACGGCCACCGAGATTCGCGGCACCGCTACGGTTGCCGCGCCTGACCCGGTCCCATGCGACCGAGTCTTCGACCTGTCCATGGCGGGCCGGTGCATCCCGGCCGGTCGTGCCGGCCAACCCACCGCCGGCGATTTCTTCGACGTACAGGTACTCGGTGAGCACAGGTCCCTGATCGCCATCGGTGATGTGGCCGGCCACGGTTACGGCGTGGGTTCCCGGGCGCGCCGGCTCCGCAGCGAAGTCCGGCATCACGCACCGCAAGCGACGTCACCGGCTGAGTTGTTGAGCCTGCTCGACGCGACCTACGGTTTCGGCGATGACGACGACATCGCCACGGTGTGGATAGGCATCTACGACAGCGACTCTCATGTCCTGCGCTACGCAAGCGCCGGTCATCCACCGCCTGTCATCGCCGAGGTCGGTGGGCCGGCCCGGTTGCTGGCGGCGGCGAGTGCGCCACCGTTGGGAACGGGCGCGGTAGCCGCCCACGTGCGGGCCGATGTGGTCCTCTGGCGGGCCGGGGCACTGCTCGTCGCGTACAGCGACGGCCTGGTCGAACGGCCGGAACGCGACCTCGAGGACCAGATCCACGAGTTCCGCGACCTCGTGGGGTGGACCCACGTGATACTTGCCGCGGACGCCGGCCCTCGCATCGTCGCCGAGACGCTTCTCAACGATGCCGTCCCAGGCCCGGCCTCGACCCTCGACGATGTATGCATCCTCGTCCTGCGTCGAGACGCCCTGTGAATGACCAGGTGAGTACGCACGGACTCGCGGGTCGTCGACGGGGGCGCCGCGCAGGGCTGCGCAGCGTGCAACCGGACAAGGTAGAAAGTTCGCTGATCCCGCTCGCCACACGCGGCGCCGAGTGACCGGCATCGGCCACCGGGTGCCGGCCCGCGCAGCAGAGCAGTTCGCCGAGCGCCCGGGGCTGCGTGCCGTCCTTCGCCACCTTGGGCTCAACCTGTTCGTCGCCACAATCGTGCCCACGGCCTTGTTCTACGCGTGCCTCATCACGGCAGGGCTCTGGGCGGCGCTGATCGTGGCGCTCATGTGGTGCTACGCAACGCTCGCCTGGCGGCTGCGCAGGCGGCAGCCGACGTCCGTGTTGCTGTGGCTGACGGTCGCCGGGCTGACCGGCAAGACAGTTCTGGCGTTCGCGACCGGGAGCACGTTCATCTACTTTGTGCAGCCGGCAGTCGGTGACGCTCTCGTCGCGTTCCTCTTCCTGCTATCGCTGGCAACGGCGCGGCCGGCGGTCGCGAGGTTGGCGGGTGAGTTCTACCCCATGACGAAAGACGTGGCCGCGCGGCGGCGCGTCCAGACCCTGTTCAGCCGTCTGACACTGCTGTGGGCAGGTATCTGTGCGACCAAGGCGGGAGTCATGTTGTTGCTGCTTCACTCTCTGACGCTGACGAGCTTCGTGATGGCTAAGACGGTATTCGCGCCCTCTGCGGCGGCGCTCGGTGCCGCGATCACGATCGTGCTGGCGCTGCGCGTCGCACGTCGGGAAGGGCTGCTCCCGGCCCCCGCCGCGTGATGTCGACGACGACGGCTTCGCTCGTTGATGGGTGTGTTACCGTAAGCGTGGTTGCAGTTTGCATTTCTCGAACGTTTCAAGCGCCCGCGGGATGTCGACAGCGGGCGCTTTGCCGTTACCCGGCCGTTGCAAGGGCCGACGTCGGACACCGCGTGACCCGGAGTGGTGCGCAGTTCTTGCGTGACCGCATAGCCGGAGGAGAGGCCGACAGGCGATGGGGCTCGGTTGCGCACGCAGCGAGTGGGACGACTTCGAGTGGTTCCCGCTGCAAACAGATGATGACGACCCTCCAATCATCTGGGTCGACGACGACGCCACGCGAGTGTTGCTCTGCGACCTCGACAACCTGCGCGCCGATCCCCGCCGCCTCGCTGCGCGCATGCGCGTTGCGGTCGAGCTGGCCCGGGAGGCGGACGTGTCGGTGTTCGCCGGCCAGGCCGACTCGGTGAGTCGCTGCGCGCGTATGGTCGCTGAGTTCCGCGAGCAGGTGATCACTGTCGGACCCGGTCGCGACGCCGCCGACCACGCGCTGTTGGCCTCGGCCGACCGGGTGCGCGCTCGTCAGGTCCAGTTCGTAGCGATGAGCAACGACGGCATCTTCGCTCGGCTCGCCGAGCGCGGTCCTCTGACCGTTGTGAGTCCAAGCCGGTTGAGGGCAAGCAGCCGCCTGGTCAAGGTCGCGCGCACCGTGGTCGATGTCAGCGACCTCGCGTGCCACG from Mycobacteriales bacterium encodes the following:
- a CDS encoding VC0807 family protein, coding for MTGIGHRVPARAAEQFAERPGLRAVLRHLGLNLFVATIVPTALFYACLITAGLWAALIVALMWCYATLAWRLRRRQPTSVLLWLTVAGLTGKTVLAFATGSTFIYFVQPAVGDALVAFLFLLSLATARPAVARLAGEFYPMTKDVAARRRVQTLFSRLTLLWAGICATKAGVMLLLLHSLTLTSFVMAKTVFAPSAAALGAAITIVLALRVARREGLLPAPAA
- a CDS encoding PP2C family protein-serine/threonine phosphatase, with the translated sequence MNRTATEIRGTATVAAPDPVPCDRVFDLSMAGRCIPAGRAGQPTAGDFFDVQVLGEHRSLIAIGDVAGHGYGVGSRARRLRSEVRHHAPQATSPAELLSLLDATYGFGDDDDIATVWIGIYDSDSHVLRYASAGHPPPVIAEVGGPARLLAAASAPPLGTGAVAAHVRADVVLWRAGALLVAYSDGLVERPERDLEDQIHEFRDLVGWTHVILAADAGPRIVAETLLNDAVPGPASTLDDVCILVLRRDAL